From the genome of Palaemon carinicauda isolate YSFRI2023 chromosome 36, ASM3689809v2, whole genome shotgun sequence:
TTCTTATCCTTACAACAAAATACAGTGatactgatagtaataataataatattcatgatgcaATCTGTTATTTTGGAAAAGTGATCTTTTACGGAATTTATAGTAAACCTATAGATTTCATCAAAGCATTTCATATATTCATTGTTGTAAATATCGATTGAGATTGATGAAAACATATAGACAAGAAGAGCCGcatatgacaagagagagagagagagagagagagagagagagagagagagagaggaataacatGAGGAATTAATCTAAATATGACACGAGGTGAGCTCTAAATGAAATAAGAATTATTGTAAAAGAATTGAAAGAAATTTTAATAATTGAAAAGAGAGACCAGCAAATAAATTGACAAATTTTATTTACGTGAGTGAACTACCAATTGTTACATATATCAACAGAGTATTACTGTCCCATACACCATAACTGTCTGTTTACACTGACCTCTTCCTAAgagattttttttatcttgctgTTGCTCAATACCATTCTCAAATTTgcaaaataatatgatatatatatatatatatatacatatatgtatatctagatatatatatatatatatatacatatatacatatatatatatatatatatatacacatatatatatatatatatatatacatatatatatatatatacatatatatatatatatatatatatatttatatatatatattatacatatatatatatatatatatatgtatatatatatatatatatatatgtgtgtgtgtgtgtgtgtgtgtacaaaagccaataggaaataaaaaaaagttttagtaCCAAGCTCTTTCGTGCATTTTTGATAAACTTCTTCAGGTtcttattgtaccctgaagaagtgtattaaaaatgcacgaaaccgcttggtactaaagctttttattatttcctactgacttttgcgtataccaagtcacgtgatccttgtgacagtaaagcatatatatatatatatatatatgtgtgtgtgtgtgtgtgtgtgtgtgtgtatctatacacatatacatacatccaaataagccatatatttttgatacactgatgtctggattctcttaaagacctcaggatcagagccccaggtgaaatcacacaaagacaagagcttgtgaacgattgggagtcgaaccctggtccggcaaacttgtagagacagtgactaccacttagcctgtctgtacaagtttgccggaccagggttcgactccctggcggtcacaagctcttatctctGTGTGATTTCCCCTTGGGCTCTGATCCAAAGGTTGTTatgggaatccagacattaatttatcaaaaatatatagctcatttgaatttgaaaaacacatctaaatgtgcaaaaatttattatatacatatatatatttatatatatatatgtgtgtgtgtgtgtatatatatatatatatatatatatatcccgaggtcgttaagagaatccagacattaatatatcaaagatatatatggcttatttgaatatgaaaaacacgtctaaatgtgcaaaatttatcattaattgaatgccaagtaacaaactaccaattagctacgatggtgaagatgggttgatttcaattctaagtacaaaatacctgaattcaacagatataagtacagaagaattgtcattgactttcatctttcttcgtggccaagtggcttagtcactgtctatacaagcttgccgaccagggttcgattccccgccggacccaagctcttgtctttgtgtgatttcgcctggggctctgatcccgaggtcattaagagaatccagacattaatgtatcaaaaatatatatggcttatttgaatatgaaaaacacgtctaaatgtgcaaaatttatcattaatagaatgccaagtaacaaactacgaattagctacgatggtgaagatgggttgatttcaattctaagtacaaaatacctgaattcaacagatataagtacagaagaattgtcattgacttttatctttcttcgtggccaattggcttagtcactgtctatacaagcttgccgaccagggttcgattcccagccggacccaagctcttgtctttgtgtgatttcgcctggggctctgatcccgaggtcgttaagagaatccagacattaatgtatcaaaaatatatatggcttatttgatatgaaaaacacgtctaaatgtgcaaaatttatcattaattgaatgccaagtaacaaactaccaattagctacgatggtgaagatgggttgatttcaattctaagtacaaaatacctgaattcgacaggtataagtacagaagaattgtcattgacttttatctttcttcgtggccaagtggcttagtcactgtctatacaagcatgccgaccagggttcgattcccggccggaccaaagctcttgtctttgtgtgatttcgcctggggctctgatcctgaggtcgttaagagaatccagacattaatgtatcaaaaatatatatggcttatttgaatatgaaaaacacgtctaaatgtgcaaaatttatcattaattgaatgccaagtaacaaactaccaattagctacgatggtgaagatgggttgatttcaattctaagtacaaaatacctgaattcaacaggtataagtacagaagaattgtcattgacttttagctttcttcgtggccaagtggcttagtcactgtctatacaagcttgccaaccagggttcgattcccggccggacccaagctcttgtctttatgtgatttcgcctggggctctgaccccgaggtcgttaagagaatccagacattaatgtatcaaaaatatatatggcttatttgaatatgaaaaacacgtctaaatgtgcaaaatttatcattaattgaatgccaagtaacaaactaccaattagctacgatggtgaagatgggttgatttcaattctaagtacaaaatacatgaattcgacagatataagtacagaagaattgtcattgacttttatctttcttcgtggccaagtggcttagtcactgtctatacaagcttgccgaccatggttcgattcccggccggacccaagctcttgtctttgtgtgatttcgcctggggctctgatcccgaggtcgttaagagaatccagacattaatgtatcaaaaatatatatggcttatttgaatatgaaaaacacgtctaaatgtgcaaaatttatcattaattgaatgccaagtaacaaactaccaattagctacgatggtgaagatgggttgatttcaattctaagtacaaaataccggaattcgataggtataagtacagaagaattgtcattgacttttatctttcttcgtagccaagtggcttagtcactgtctataaaagcttgccgaccagggttcgattccccgccggacccaagctcttgtctttgtgtgatttcgcctggggctctgatcccgaggtcattaagagaatccagacattaatgtatcaaaaatatatatggcttatttgaatatgaaaaacacgtctaaatgtgcaaaatttatcattaatagaatgccaagtaacaaactacgaattagctacgatggtgaagatgggttgatttcaattctaagtacaaaatacctgaattcaacagatataagtacagaagaattgtcattgacttttatctttcttcgtggccaattggcttagtcactgtctatacaagcttgccgaccagggttcgattcccagccggacccaagctcttgtctttgtgtgatttcgcctggggctctgatcccgaggtcgttaagagaatccagacattaatgtatcaaaaatatatatggcttatttgatatgaaaaacacgtctaaatgtgcaaaatttatcattaattgaatgccaagtaacaaactaccaattagctacgatggtgaagatgggttgatttcaattctaagtacaaaatacctgaattcgacaggtataagtacagaagaattgtcattgacttttatctttcttcgtggccaagtggcttagtcactgtctatacaagcatgccgaccagggttcgattcccggccggaccaaagctcttgtctttgtgtgatttcgcctggggctctgatcccgaggtcgttaagagaatccagacattaatgtatcaaaaatatatatggcttatttgaatatgaaaaacacgtctaaatgtgcaaaatttatcattaattgaatgccaagtaacaaactaccaattagctacgatggtgaagatgggttgatttcaattctaagtacaaaatacatgaattcgacagatataagtacagaagaattgtcattgacttttatctttcttcgtggccaagtggcttagtcactgtctatacaagcttgccgaccatggttcgattcccggccggacccaagctcttgtctttgtgtgatttcgcctggggctctgatcccgaggtcgttaagagaatccagacattaatgtatcaaaaatatatatggcttatttgaatatgaaaaacacgtctaaatgtgcaaaatttatcatatatatatatatatatatatatactgtttatacatatatatacacatatatatatatatatatatatatatgaccatagtTCAGTGGCTGAGGATATACCCAAAACTAGAGATCAATGTTtctgtccactgctggacaaatgctTCTAACATGCTCTCATTACTGTCTGTGGTTTAGCAACTTTGTATTACCACGCTGGCAAACTGCAGATTGGTAGTAGATAAAGATAGCTTACAGTAAACTAATCTAgcatggctggccctgactagcacagctttgctgatcattgcaaaaCACATACCCTTCCACTTCGGTAAGGCGCCAGCCCTCAGAAAGGATGTaaccatatacaaaaatatatacataaatacacacaccaaatatatatatatatatatatatatacatacatacatacatacatacatacatatatatatatatatataaataaatacatatatatatatatatatatatattgatacacgggtctttttatagtttatatatgacatatttgttttgacgttgttgattgtttatatatgacatatctgttttggcgttgttacttttttagaatgattcattgttaatttgttctcatcatttatttatttccttacatcctttcctcagtgagctattttttcctaatggagcccttgggtttatagcatctagcttttcctactagggttgtagcttgcctatcaggaataataataataataataataataataataataataataataataataataataataataataataataatgcctcaaaaacttggagccttctAAAGCCTTAAATCAAAagatggttacaactcaaagaccgaTTGAAAGAATAATGACGTGATGAATACTAAAAGGCCTCTCCACACTGTCGGGCATGCCAGACGGCCAAACAGTGATGCCATGTTGAaaacgcctacacacacacactaggagAGTGAGTGGAAGCGGTGGTCACCCTAACCGGCACGATGGTGAAGTCAAAACCAAGGAAACGACTGGTATACACGAACAGTCAAAAACTGTCTCGACTAGTGAACTGAAAAAAGGCAAGGACTGAGACAGACAATGTTTACAGTCCCAAATTATGTTGCCTTGTGACTTATCTTTCCTCGATGCTGGGGAGACTGTATTAGGTTAGCAAAAGACACATAATAGTTCAAGGAAAGTTTCGGAATTTTGCTCAAAATATTCAGCAAGATTACTACACTTAAAAAACTCATTTAATGCAAGACATATTCACATGATTTTGTTCGTTAATTATCCAATTAAAatacttctctctccctctctctctctctctctctctctctctgtatatatatatacatatatatatatatatatatatatatataatcaaatgagtgtgcgacattatagctaggttcaaaagagctagtacaattgagctagtgcgacaaaatggctagttccttaatagctagtaccaaaattgctaatgtgacaaaatagctagttatacatttgagcttgtacaaaaagagctgttaaccaaaataactAGTTTCAAGAAAATGGAGTGTTTTTTCTACTCCATTTTTTCCTATAATCTTTTTCTTATCTATGGAGATAAAAATTAGTAGTATTCAACCCTTCATCATGGAAGTTATAAAGTCCCAGAAAGGAGAAGATTTACTTAGCTACGATGGATTTTTGTACCGAAAAAATACAAAGAACAATACCAGCCAGAACTGGAGATGTGTAATGAAGGATTGTAGAGGAACATTGAAAACTGCGCCGAACTTCCAAGAAAtgtgtgaagtaaaaattggacaagGACATAATCATGCCCCAGATCCCGCGAGGCAAAATGTTAGAATGGATTTAGGGAAAATGAATGAGCAAGCTTCAAATTTTAGTGCACTACCACGAAGAGTTATTGCTGCTGTAGTACAAGAGCTGGATGACGAAGCAATGGCTAATGTCCCTAAAAAAGGAGCGCTCCAAAAAAGTATTCAACATAGACGtaaggttgaaggccattttcctgaacctttatcaattaacgaattgataattccagaaaaaaatgaaaacttttacTATAAACGGAAATACTGAACCCCTCTTACTGAGTGATGTACCAAGCGATTAAAAACGAATAATCATATTTGAAAGCCAGCATATGCTCGATCAACTTTCAAAgtcgttcctagaatattttatcaattatatacgaCCCATGTTGTTAGAGAAAAATTTCTTTTTCCCTGTGTTTATGTTATGATGCCTGATAAGGCTCAGTCAACGTATGAACGAGTATTTCAAATTTTGAAAGACGAACACCCAGACTGTGACCCTGAAAAGGTAACCTTAGATTTTGGAAAGTCTCCTATCAATGCTTTCATGACAGTGTATCCTGATGCAAACATAAATGGATGTTTCTTTCATCTATTAAATTCTATTCTGctgtaaataataaatatgatgagacagaagaaaatatattttttactttacctCAGTAAtcaaagtaaacacacacacacacaaacagacacacacaaacacacacacacacactgttttaGCAACACTACGTTTTCTCAAAACAAGCTATTTTGGTTAACAGATCTTTTTGATCCAGCTCAAATGTACtgctagctattttgtcacaatagcgATTTTGCTACTAGCTATTATAGAACTAGCTATTTTGttgcactagctcaattgtactagctctttttgggcctagctcttttggacctagctctaatcatataagccatatattttaatacattaatatctggattctcttaccgacttcagGGTTTGAGTCCCGAGGTGAAACCACactaagacaatagcatctgactggctgggaatcaaaccctgatccaggatatttgtatgacagAGACAGTACTGTCACTCAAGCAcccctgaccagggttcgattccaggctagtcaggtgctattgtctttgagagatttcgctgTGGTACTTTGATCCAGAGGTCAGTAAGAGTATCCAGTCATTAATCTATTAAGATATATgtcttatgtgaatatgaaaaaacttgtctaaatatgcttcatatatatatatatatatatatatacactgttcccCCGTTGGGCACGCCTGGTCGTGTTGACAGGCCTTAGGTGACAGGAGAGAGCAACATGACAACAtttgaggaaaagaaatggacaatggcaagatatatatatatatatatatatatatacatatatatatatatatatatataaagaagagtggtAGAAAACACCTCTATAATATCCAGTGAACGTTTAAATTCTATTAGATTTCAATCGTTTAGTTCCTACTGCTACAAAGGAATATCTAATAGGACATGGggaatataatttgaatatatatagatataaaactataataatttatTAGATGTACTTTCTCTTATATCAAAGCATAATAAAGTACGACCAGAAAAGGAAAATAGTATCCTTATAAGAATTTATCCTACATCAAGTGTgtgaacaaataatttttttttttctgggtcatATTTTCTAACACTAACAGCTAAATAGAGTTTATTGGTTTctgttttcaaaattattctaatttgTTGTTACTCAACC
Proteins encoded in this window:
- the LOC137628604 gene encoding uncharacterized protein; its protein translation is MEVIKSQKGEDLLSYDGFLYRKNTKNNTSQNWRCVMKDCRGTLKTAPNFQEMCEVKIGQGHNHAPDPARQNVRMDLGKMNEQASNFSALPRRVIAAVVQELDDEAMANVPKKGALQKSIQHRHVPRPGFGSDEEDEFRGNQKKEFQQVNCYCYMGT